The proteins below come from a single Zonotrichia leucophrys gambelii isolate GWCS_2022_RI chromosome 3, RI_Zleu_2.0, whole genome shotgun sequence genomic window:
- the YPEL5 gene encoding protein yippee-like 5, producing the protein MGRIFLDHIGGTRLFSCANCDTILTNRSELISTRFTGATGRAFLFNKVVNLQYSEVQDRVMLTGRHMVRDVSCKNCNSKLGWIYEFATEDSQRYKEGRVILERALVRESEGFEEHVPSDNS; encoded by the exons atgggaagaatttttttggaTCACATTGGTGGCACTCGCCTGTTCTCCTGCGCAAACTGCGACACGATCCTGACCAACCGCTCCGAGCTCATCTCCACTCGCTTTACAGGGGCCACAGGGAGGGCCTTTCTTTTCAACAAG GTGGTCAATCTGCAGTACAGCGAAGTCCAGGATCGGGTCATGCTCACCGGCCGCCACATGGTGCGGGACGTGAGCTGCAAGAACTGCAACAGCAAACTGGGCTGGATCTATGAGTTTGCCACCGAGGACAGCCAGCGCTACAAGGAGGGCCGCGTCATCCTGGAGCGGGCCTTGGTGCGGGAGAGCGAGGGCTTCGAGGAGCACGTTCCATCCGACAATTCCTGA